One Fimbriimonadaceae bacterium DNA window includes the following coding sequences:
- a CDS encoding HD domain-containing protein, translated as MKHLLTAEFLERALDHCELGIVVTDLDGSILSVSEKTLELTGYLGKELIGASPRTFKSGHTSETVYQNLWNTIRTGHTWKGALLNRHKDGSLFLDRETILSGVLPSGKACFVALHQSANTEMELRVKMAKTEANLANALGKIDQAKSTIESLVTQTNRQLGCTANALNAAVEARDTYTAGHGARTALMMDLVGAKLDLFTRYSRDAIRIGATLHDIGKVGIPDTILWKRGPLTEPEYEVVKTHPVIGFDILKPVYIQEEVLRIVRSHHERLDGSGYPDGLKSHAIPDYVKAFSVCDCYDAMTSTRGYRPAMSPEDAFSILVDEALLGRLDMSAVKALKRLYADGVLNDLNDLCNAA; from the coding sequence ATGAAACACCTTCTTACGGCCGAGTTCCTGGAACGGGCCCTCGACCACTGCGAACTCGGTATCGTCGTCACCGATCTCGATGGATCCATCCTCTCGGTCAGCGAGAAGACCCTGGAGTTGACGGGCTATCTCGGCAAGGAGCTGATCGGCGCTTCGCCCCGCACCTTCAAAAGCGGACACACCTCCGAAACGGTCTACCAGAACCTCTGGAACACCATCCGGACGGGGCACACCTGGAAGGGCGCCCTGCTGAACCGTCACAAGGACGGCTCGCTTTTCCTCGATCGCGAGACCATCCTCTCGGGAGTGTTGCCCTCCGGCAAGGCCTGCTTCGTCGCCCTGCACCAGAGCGCGAATACCGAGATGGAGCTCAGGGTGAAGATGGCCAAGACCGAGGCCAACCTCGCCAACGCCCTCGGGAAAATCGACCAGGCCAAATCAACCATCGAGTCGCTCGTGACCCAGACCAACCGCCAACTCGGCTGCACCGCCAACGCGCTGAACGCCGCGGTGGAGGCAAGGGACACCTACACGGCGGGACACGGCGCTCGGACCGCGTTGATGATGGACCTCGTCGGAGCCAAACTCGACCTCTTCACCCGCTACTCGCGCGACGCCATCCGCATCGGAGCGACGCTCCACGACATCGGCAAGGTCGGCATCCCCGACACCATTCTGTGGAAACGCGGCCCCCTGACGGAGCCCGAGTACGAGGTGGTGAAGACCCATCCCGTGATCGGTTTCGACATCCTCAAACCCGTTTACATCCAAGAGGAAGTGCTGCGCATCGTGCGCAGCCACCACGAGCGCTTGGACGGCTCGGGCTACCCCGACGGCCTCAAGAGCCACGCGATCCCGGACTACGTCAAGGCGTTTTCCGTGTGTGACTGCTACGACGCGATGACGTCCACCCGCGGCTACCGGCCCGCGATGTCGCCAGAGGACGCGTTCTCCATCCTGGTCGACGAGGCGCTCTTGGGACGCCTCGACATGTCGGCTGTCAAGGCGTTGAAGCGCCTCTACGCCGATGGGGTCCTCAACGACCTGAACGACCTCTGCAACGCCGCGTGA
- a CDS encoding PEP-CTERM sorting domain-containing protein, with protein MKTIWIPLLAIAACAAQAQYSAEAFDNATVQPAGPRGGSSGKAFLNIEGNNNGTFASFGVLDFNANDLGIGGSVSDVTALSLDLYDAPAGFSAAGNVNFWLTEATGVDIQPGSSPLIFDAGSLPDGVGNQLNPLHALGSGTYTPGTLGDLLSYSLTLDASSKAYLVSQINGGGTIRLLVTPGEDGVAATYTGYTNTGAPHPTLNVDATPVPEPASMLALGLGLAAIGARRRRK; from the coding sequence ATGAAGACCATCTGGATTCCACTACTTGCCATCGCGGCTTGCGCCGCTCAGGCCCAGTACTCGGCCGAGGCTTTCGACAACGCCACGGTCCAACCCGCGGGGCCACGCGGCGGATCAAGCGGGAAGGCCTTCCTCAACATCGAAGGCAACAACAACGGGACGTTTGCGAGCTTCGGCGTCTTGGACTTCAACGCCAACGATCTGGGCATCGGCGGTTCGGTGTCCGACGTGACGGCTTTGAGCCTGGACCTCTACGATGCCCCCGCCGGATTCTCGGCCGCCGGGAACGTGAATTTCTGGCTCACCGAAGCGACCGGCGTGGACATCCAGCCCGGGTCGAGCCCGCTGATCTTTGACGCGGGATCGCTGCCCGACGGCGTCGGCAATCAGCTCAACCCGCTCCACGCGTTGGGAAGCGGGACCTACACGCCCGGGACGTTGGGAGACCTGCTGTCCTACTCGTTGACGCTGGACGCGTCATCGAAGGCGTACCTCGTCTCGCAGATCAATGGTGGAGGGACGATCCGCCTCCTGGTGACCCCAGGCGAGGATGGGGTGGCCGCCACGTACACGGGGTACACGAACACAGGCGCCCCGCACCCGACGCTCAACGTCGATGCGACGCCCGTTCCCGAGCCTGCCAGCATGCTCGCCCTCGGCCTCGGCCTCGC
- the mgtA gene encoding magnesium-translocating P-type ATPase — translation MSAPSGLERFWSLSESDLLDRLASSRTGLTAAEAANRLEAIGPNVLGERRRSDVPALLLRQFTSPIVLILIVAAVLSFSLRDVADGAIILGIVLISGLLGFWQERGAATAVEKLLAEVALKVRVVRDGLEKELPVEQIVPGDVVLLTAGSGIPADCRLLEEQDLFVNEAALTGESYPQDKSPGVVPAEAPPAARDCALFLGTHVVSGSGRAVVVLTGRSTQFGAIAERLRVRPQETEFETGVRKFGYLLMQLTLLMVVAIFAFNVYLRRPVLESFLFSLALAVGLTPQLLPAIISVNLARGARRMADHQVIVKRLAAIENFGSMNVLCSDKTGTLTQGRVRVHAGLDAQGNDSDTVKLHAFVNASFETAFANPIDEAIRSDLARPLDGWMKLDEVPYDFERKRLSVLADHGGEVVLVTKGALANVLDVCTTALGSDGSVLSMAVARPQAESAFASLSASGFRTLGVAIKTMATSIPIDRHSESEMTFLGMLALADPPKEGIDSTIRGLESLGVGLKMITGDNALVAGHVASQVGLREPRVLTGAELQRLSDDALPARAQATDVFAEIEPNQKERIIRALRKAGNVVGYMGDGINDAPALHAADVGISVQEAVDVAKDAADIVLLERDMAVLMEGVREGRATFANTLKYVFMATSANFGNMFSMAGASLLLPFLPLLPKQVLLTNLLTDAPELTIATDRVDSDWLERPHRWNIAFIRRFMLTFGFVSSVFDYLTFGVLIGLLHAGPSEFRTGWFVESVVSATLIVLVVRTRGPMVASRPSRPLLAATVCVALGTAALPFTPLGSLFGLVPLSWDFLLLMGGIVVGYVASAELAKRWFYRRSGR, via the coding sequence GCCTCGAACGCTTCTGGAGCCTCTCGGAATCCGACCTCCTGGACCGACTCGCCAGTTCGCGGACGGGACTGACCGCGGCCGAGGCGGCGAATAGGCTCGAGGCGATCGGGCCGAACGTGCTTGGCGAGCGCCGGCGCTCGGACGTGCCCGCGCTGCTTCTGCGCCAGTTCACGAGCCCGATCGTCCTCATCCTCATCGTGGCGGCGGTCCTCTCGTTCAGCCTCAGAGACGTCGCCGATGGCGCGATCATCCTGGGCATCGTGCTCATCAGCGGTCTGTTGGGGTTCTGGCAAGAGCGAGGCGCGGCGACCGCGGTCGAAAAGCTCCTGGCCGAGGTTGCGCTGAAGGTCCGTGTCGTCCGCGACGGACTTGAAAAAGAGCTTCCGGTGGAGCAGATCGTGCCGGGCGATGTCGTGCTGCTGACCGCGGGATCGGGCATTCCCGCGGACTGCAGGCTGCTCGAGGAGCAGGACCTCTTCGTCAACGAGGCCGCGCTGACGGGGGAGAGCTATCCGCAGGACAAGAGCCCGGGCGTCGTGCCGGCCGAAGCACCGCCGGCGGCGCGCGACTGCGCCCTCTTTCTGGGAACCCATGTGGTGAGCGGCAGCGGCCGGGCCGTGGTGGTCCTCACGGGTCGGTCCACCCAGTTCGGAGCGATCGCGGAGAGGCTCCGCGTGCGCCCGCAAGAGACGGAGTTTGAGACAGGAGTGCGGAAGTTCGGGTACCTGCTGATGCAGTTGACCCTGCTCATGGTGGTTGCGATCTTCGCGTTCAACGTGTACCTGCGGCGCCCCGTTCTCGAATCGTTTCTGTTCTCCCTCGCGCTGGCCGTCGGGCTCACCCCCCAACTGCTTCCTGCGATCATCAGCGTCAACCTCGCGCGGGGGGCGCGTCGGATGGCCGACCACCAGGTGATCGTCAAGCGGCTGGCCGCGATCGAGAACTTCGGGAGCATGAACGTGCTGTGCTCCGACAAGACCGGGACGCTGACCCAAGGGCGCGTTCGGGTCCATGCGGGTCTCGATGCCCAAGGGAACGACTCCGACACAGTCAAACTGCACGCCTTCGTGAACGCGTCCTTCGAGACCGCGTTCGCCAATCCGATCGACGAGGCCATTCGGTCCGACCTGGCGCGTCCCCTGGACGGCTGGATGAAGCTCGACGAGGTTCCTTACGACTTCGAGCGCAAACGTCTGAGTGTCTTGGCCGACCATGGGGGAGAGGTCGTGTTGGTCACCAAGGGGGCCTTGGCGAACGTGCTCGACGTGTGCACGACGGCCCTCGGCTCTGATGGGAGCGTGCTTTCCATGGCGGTCGCCAGGCCCCAGGCCGAGTCGGCGTTCGCCTCCTTGAGCGCCAGCGGCTTCCGGACCCTCGGAGTCGCGATCAAGACGATGGCCACTTCAATCCCCATCGATCGTCACTCCGAATCCGAGATGACGTTTCTGGGGATGCTCGCGCTTGCCGACCCGCCCAAGGAGGGCATCGATTCGACGATTCGGGGGTTGGAATCGCTGGGGGTCGGGCTCAAGATGATCACGGGCGACAACGCGCTGGTGGCGGGCCACGTCGCGTCCCAGGTGGGATTGAGGGAGCCCCGGGTGTTGACCGGCGCCGAACTGCAGCGATTGAGCGACGACGCCCTTCCTGCACGCGCCCAGGCCACCGATGTATTCGCCGAGATCGAGCCCAACCAGAAGGAGCGCATCATCCGCGCCCTTCGCAAGGCGGGCAACGTGGTGGGCTACATGGGGGACGGGATCAACGATGCGCCGGCACTGCATGCGGCCGACGTCGGCATCTCCGTTCAGGAAGCGGTGGACGTCGCGAAGGACGCCGCGGACATCGTGCTGCTGGAGCGCGACATGGCCGTCCTCATGGAGGGGGTGCGGGAAGGACGGGCGACGTTCGCCAACACGCTGAAGTACGTCTTCATGGCCACGAGTGCGAATTTTGGCAACATGTTCAGCATGGCGGGCGCCTCGCTGCTGCTGCCATTCCTTCCGCTTCTGCCCAAGCAGGTGTTGTTGACCAACCTGCTCACGGACGCTCCCGAACTCACGATTGCGACGGACCGCGTGGACTCCGATTGGTTGGAGCGTCCGCACCGCTGGAACATTGCCTTCATCCGGCGCTTCATGCTCACCTTCGGGTTTGTCAGCTCCGTGTTCGACTACCTCACTTTTGGCGTGCTGATCGGGTTGCTCCACGCGGGTCCGAGCGAGTTTCGCACGGGTTGGTTCGTGGAGTCCGTGGTCTCGGCGACGCTGATCGTCCTCGTGGTGAGAACGCGCGGGCCGATGGTCGCCAGCCGTCCATCCCGCCCCCTGCTGGCCGCGACGGTGTGCGTGGCCCTTGGTACGGCCGCGCTGCCCTTCACTCCCCTCGGAAGCCTCTTCGGCCTCGTCCCGCTTTCTTGGGATTTCCTTCTCCTGATGGGAGGGATCGTGGTGGGCTACGTGGCGAGTGCCGAGTTGGCCAAGCGCTGGTTCTATCGGCGCTCGGGCCGTTGA